acctctcaaatttccagtaacttttctgaaaattttgatcatgttacggtgagacgttacgaacCGTATCCTACGATACAGatcgtcgactgtgttacggtccctttgcttaactgaaccatttcagttacggatgaagatacggcccgtaacaccatcgacggtccgtcgactgtgttacggtacctGACCTAATTAAAGTCTTTGGCTTAAATTCATAAGGTGTAAAAATTTTACAACTTCTCGTACATCATATCTAACTTttccttccacaggtatgggtaaaccacgacaatcaaagaaggcttcacctaaggTTGCGCAAAAAGGAAAAGGTTGTGCTGCAAGCAAGGTAACCTCACGGCTGCGCGACGACGATCTGATCAAGGACGCCAGGCCTAAAAAAAGGCCGGTCGCACCCAGCAAGCCACCCCCACCAGTTGCACCCAGCCAACCAGACCCAcaatcagaaagttcctcctcgactgaggagttaagagagtcgagctcgtcgagttcgtcgagccaaagtgaaccccagtgggctatcacaccaacacactgacctcaaccacccattagacagcctactgcggaggagcgcgaaaaagagcgcGAACAGGAAAGAAGGAAACTTGACATTCGGTTGCAAGCTATGACTGAGAAGATCCTCCGGTTTaatgtggagggatctgaagatttgtataacaaggggtgtgagcgggtaaaaggtgagggaatggacccaaggcggagtattttcgaggaacggaatgtcatcttcgatggaatagaaggatatcccggcattagtgatactatccgattccacaagttggagtttttgaaaaaccccgttgggtcctacatatcggtttttgttagggaattctacgcttcatatggggcagctgtattcaaagtagtgaagaaagggcagcgagcaactcaagtaccggcaatgaatgaggttgtattccggacaaagaagatagatgtctctccatcggctataaataaaacactattcggggaagattatatagagcctacagcagcggaagaaggggagttcgcctacaaaattgaacagaaggatacaatccccgtccgaaaatgggtagcttctgttattgcacggacaacagatcctgaatgggccatagtgccaaagttgacagccaccacgcggatttggaaaaacaccctaacaccagaggcaaagttttggtggcaaattgttctgttccgaatccgtcctacccaatcagataattatttgactccagacagggctgttcttgtggcttccataatgtcgcgatataagatcaacttcggacgactgatagccgaagacctccgagagagagccacccagccggccacttccctcattcatccatgcctgcttacgctactatgcttgcgtgcagaaccagaacccctaccccatatcgatcatagtgtgattgccagccatatttatgacatcacaaaagggaaagatgaggtgttcagccagggttcgttgccctctgcatcggtttctgaggtgccggaggggcctacggggtcagatgttatacccttggctatcatgggtgaagagggagctgctgcggatcagcacacagattctgaggctccaccggctgatcatgctacacagcctatgccacctccagccgcacctacttcgggtggtcctacctcttccactggagcaagcccagcaccaccgcaggcaacaccaggagtcccacccgagcttgcgagaaaaatgatgttcaaccgggacaattttagggcagtggtcctgcaagcggatcgcacagataggcaggtcaagcagatcatgacTGAGCTAAAATTATACACAAAAGGGGTTATTGATGCAGCGCTGCGACCGATAAAAGAACAAATGGCTGCGGACCACCTACAAATCCACTCCCGAATAGATGGTATTGAGGGCAGGATgactgagctgactaggacacaccctacaTTGGAATTGGGTgctattcggagtgagttgcggtctgtcaaggatgatgtgcagaaattgaaggcccagGAAGTGGATGTGGCGACAGACCAGGTTCCTAAAGTACACACGGAGTTGGTACAGAGCCTATACCAGCCGGTTCAGAGCCTACTAGGGGATGATGACAACGAAGACACGGTTGAGGAACAACACGATGAAGagttggaggaggatatcccCTCTGTGGACAAAGGGAAGCGAAGCAGAGCATCGCCAGATCTCGAGCCCATTGAGACGGCTCACCGTATTTCTCCCCCACCCACtgctgatgctttgagggcaatgcatgcttttaagttgggggtgtagtatttactgattggttgttgggattgttgttttagtatactggagattgtttttagtatttttgttttgatgggtattttatcccaaaattgtgataataagcatgtgtttaagacaattgttattgttttgttttgttggtattatttttattagcaagtatgtgttaggacgttcttcggttgttctttgctatgtgtttctattcccgaagaatgctatgtgtatgttAAACCTatcatgtttaggatgtttaatatagaagtaaagtaatgatgacttaagtggtagtggtccgtgtttctagcatagatataaatggtttttacaagttcaatgatatccctccgaaaaataatttgtgatatacatcaaaaatgagttgttgatattgacatgtatggttcttttaatgacattgcaaataaagggtgtttatgcatatgaaatcttcaaacggaaatgaagtcggaatatttaaacaatccttataccattgtgtggtgagtttttagcttctatttgcatatgatgcttgcaatctagaacttgcccggttggtcgtgcgtgaatcctaaggagaatttgattgtgaagggatcttaggctttctttgtattaacccccaagtatcttaaatgagcctggcccgtacagaaaatgatccctagtctcccattttttagcctatagactttttcttcgattaaCCATGAACTAACCTATTTCCCTTTTGTGAATAatcccatttggcaccaagtccctccttgacacggaagaatgacaaatgaggctaaaagcctaagttgggggtgacaagtcaaaagtgcggaaaatgaggctaaaagcctaagttgggggtgataagtcaagatgcgaaaaatgaggccaaaggcctgttgggggtgatcacaaatataaagggacataattcagcgtggataaaaaaaaaaaattagatatataggtatataagttctaaataaatccacgctaaagatggagggtcggaaatgataggaagaatgatgaatgaagtcaaaaagaagtgtcgaggagagtgagtcaccgatacccaaatattcatcctacccgtccctaagccaacgttacaagcccaaaaagtcctaatgtgatcacgatcaaattgttcagagttgaatgcatggaaaataaaggcaagcctatggtttgtgcacgcatggtatgcaaatttctttgtgagtgtgagtgttcttctgtctctttagtcttctgtcccatttatgtcgtaaatgtgtgttgggacatactttggtctatgtgagggcataaggattgtaggtttcaaagtaactggctttctggaagttgaaattcatgtgcatagagacccccgtactatgattgtgtcattaattgaggttgcatagttaattaaaatttttctgaaatgtgcgttTTGTGTCACAAacaggagatggataagagcctaaatattATTCTTGGATCGAAGAGTCCGTGCTAACAACACATGCCAAacccaccgtagtcattcttattttgctaagatgtcgtgtgttagtagcgagtattgttgtagttgcttgaggacaagcaaaagcttaagttgggggtgttgatgtgccgtgaattttagcacattttatgcctttgtaactagacatgttgcttgattttaagtgtttttacattgtttcttatgttatttttgtgttttatagggttgattaactaaggattggaaatgagaagtaatgctaaaaaaaacggacaaattggagctaagcgacgctccgtaactcatgttacggaccgtaactcatgttacggaccgtaacagggtccgtaactcatgttacggtccgtacctttgaaccgtaacagggcctgaatttccagaaagttttcattgaaaccatcagtgttacggtggagtgttacggtccgtaacatgtcaccgtaacatgagctaaatttccagagagtttcaataaaaccttcagtgttacggtttagtgttacggtccgtaactcatgttacggtccgtaacccttcaccgtaacatcatccaaaattccagagagttgccaagtaattgtcagcacttacgcttcagaaggatggaccgtaacacagggtacggtccgtcgcatggtggccgtaacgtcaaagtggtcaaatgatgaaatgaaggacggaccgtaacctgagttacggtccgtaacaatgcggcgtaagggcatttttgtccagaaacttggtgcgatttttggctctataaatacataatatagggttttaattcaacattcagattttattttagaggcataaaccctaggtttttaatcttgaagtggttggagcatttaaggcaacaacttcactctcattccatcttgtattagtattgtaagtgtattatgttaatctttaagctttttctatcaagaaatattatgagtagctaatttcaattctaaggttgtgaatcccatgatgggtattatgtgaatgggtttctattattgatatatgcataatggttgttgttatttattctatctttgagttgtaacgttgggtaatgattgcaagcattagccgaagccattatattgacttttcttgggaaagagagtcaatattggtaagattgaataacaatgactcgaggcgttaaccctcgtttaatagactaacttaggaataagaataagtctaaattggcatcattggtcgctcttcgattgtaactcttttatattcggaagaatcataaagaggaaatactgcttaactgttgggaaacattaagaagtctttaagagacaaagtgcatattcatagaacaaccattagaagtatatcactttgaaacctgaagcataatatctaatcaaattggggaacacaaccttagtctctctctctcacattaattacattttaagttaAAGTAtttaattacattattcaacaatcaattcaaactatccggaataggattaaagcatctaaagaccggtatcgcatacgattagtaatcttttctctccatattccctgtgggattcgaccccaaccttgttgggttactatatttgacaacgtccgctttacgccattaataggtgtaatttgagcgtatcaacaaGGTGGCTGAACTCTTGAAGGAAGTTGATAAGTTTAGAGGGACTTCTCCAACCCCAGATGTAATCAACTGGAAACATCACAATTATGGAAGTTTCTCAGTCAGAGGAATACACAAGTTGGAAGTGTTGGAGTAACCAGGAGGAAGAACAAGTCCATGGACAAAGGTGTGGAAAAGTTTGGTACCATCCAAAATCAAATGCTTCACTTGGCTTGTGACCAGAAAAGCCTGTCTCACCCATGAAGTCTTACAAAATAGGGGAATGCAATTGGTCTCTAGATGTTATTTCTGCAATGAGACTGTAGAAACAAACAGTCATTTGTTTCTGCACTGTAGAGTGACAGCCCATCTTTGGTCACTGTTCTTCAGCCTCACTGGAAACAGTTGTACCATGCCAGAACATACAACTGATTTACTAAGTTGCTAGattagaagaggagaaagaaaatCTCAAAAGAAATGGTAGAGAGCAGTTCCATCATGCATCTATGCATCTGGTGGACAATTTGGAAGGAGAGAAATGGGAGGTGTTTTGAGGATAAATTTAATACTATGCAAAAAATTAAGTGGAACTGTATTGTAAATTTTCAATTTTGGTGTAAAGAAGCAAATGTAGAGGGCGCAGAACAATTGGTAGACTTTTTAGGAAGCAAGTAAATACTTTTTGTCTTACTGCTCCTTGTGGATAACTTTTTCGAGGTCTCCAGCATTAAGTATCCTTAATGCTATttgccagttttttttttttaaaaagtcatgTAATGTAGCCATTCAGATTAAGTCAAGTTGATTAGAAAATCACCTTTCCTCCATTTCTCTTCTAGTGTGTTTTGAATGATGTTTGTGTTTTGCTCTCCCAAATTTCTAACATTTGGTATAGAGCCGGTATGTTTGGTAGAGAACTAAACGTAGAGAGACGATGACTAATACTAATGTAACTCCATTTCACGTTCCAATGGTCACTAAAGAAAACTATGAACATTGGTACATCTGAATAAAAGCTCTGCTTGGAGCCTATGATGTTTGGAAAATAGTGTAGCTCAATTGGTCCAGCGTCTCAAGTTTCTTTGCAAGGTCTTGAGTTCGAAACTCTATagctttattttgattttttaaaaaattctcGCCTCATATACAAGATGATACTTGTCCGGATTCGAACCCTTCTCAGAAGTTAACAAAACATAAAACCAGTTGGTTAACAGTAGCTTTTCTAAACATTTTTGACAAGGAAATATTTGATAGCTAAGGATGGTGCTACTTTCCTGCTTATTTATTGTGCTATTTTTTTTCGTTTGTCTTCTTTCTCGTCGATGAAATTGATTAAGATCGACTTGTGGAATCAAATGAATAATGAACTTTTTAGTGATCGTTTGGTGCCTTATATAAAAAGTATTGTTTAGTGTTACTTATAACGAGGTAATTTTGAATACAtttcaaaaaatgaaaattcaTCGAGAAGAGTTCAAGTAATATAGTACAGGAGTTATGTTTTCTTTAGATTCTTTAGATTATGTTCATTTTTTTAATGTGACGTTAtagtgttttatttatttattcttattTTAAAATGTGACACTGCTTATAAAAAATCCTGTGTACGCCCATTGCATGAAGGTGCAACCACATAGTGAAGGTAGTTTTTGGCCTAGCATGATTCTGAAACATGAAACATTTCCAAAGCATTCGAGGGGTATTTCCCAACAACTTCAAGTATATCCGCCTAATCACACTATGACTATTGTGAAAGTTAGTCTGCAATAGAGCTAGTGTGTTTTTGGCTTCCAAGATTTGTCTCACCATCCAGCAAGCTTGAGATGGGGTATTCATCTCACTAATCACCATCCTTTTGATGTAATACGCATGAATCCATTTGATCCAAAGTATATCTTTTTTGTTAGATAAATCCCAACAGGTTTTAGCTATTGCAGCTTTATTCCAAACTGCAGATTGATTAATTTCAGCCCACCAGAAGCTTTGGGCAAACAGACTCTAGGCCAAGCCACAAGAAACTTCTTTGTAATTTCATTGGTACCAGACCATATAAAACTCATACAATAACCTTCAATCGATTTGAGAACTTTAGCAAGGATAATAAACAATTGTGCCCAATAGGCTTGAACACCAAAAAGGACAGTTTGAACTAATTGTACTCTTCCAGCATAAGAGAGTTTTTCTGCAGTCCAAGAGGACACTCTAGCAGTAATTTTATCAATCAGAGGCTTCCATTGCAGTATAGAAACCTTAGTTGATAAAGGAATGCCCAGATACTTGAAAGGCAGTTCTCCAAGCCCAACTCCGAGATGATGTAGAATAGAGTGTTGTGAGGCTTGACAAACTCCACCAAAATATACTGCACTCTTTCCTAGATTTTCCTGTAATCCTGATGCTCCTGAGAACTCCTGGAAATATCTATATAGAGCCTTAATAGAAGACAAGTCGCCCCTTGTGAAGAGCAGGAGATCATCAGCAAAGCTGATGTGTGTAATTCCCAATTTTTCACACTTTGGATGGAAGTTGAATTCAGGATCAGCCTTCAGCCCAACTAGACTCCTACTAAGGTATTCCATGGATATAGCCAAGAGAAAAGGGGATATAGGGTCCCCCTGCCTCAACCCTTTAGCAGCATCAAAAGGTTGTGTCGTTTCACCTTTGATCAGAATAGTATAATTGACAGTACTAATGCATTCCAGTATCCAGAGAATAAATCTTCTTGGAAAACCAATTTCCTCCATTACCTGTTGTAAGTATATCCACTCGATAGAATTATACGCCTTCTGAAGGTCAATCTTGATCATACACCTTGCAGATATATGCTTTTCTGAGTAACATTGCTGTTAGAACTAGGATATTGTACAATGTGTTGATTATGTTGTACACATGGAAGTAGTTAATGAATTAAGTGTAATGATTAGTTTGTTAGGGAAGTTAGTTGAGAACACTAGACTAGTTAGTTATAACTGTATAAGTATCTCATTAGATACTCATTGTGATTATTCTTTTTCTACAGAAATGAGAAAATTCTCTCTCTACAATTGATTCTTCATCAATGAATTAgattttaacatggtatcagagcaaggttcTCAATCAAATTGACTCGAACTCAATTTATTTTCCTTTTGTTCATCATCGTTGTTTTGATTTcattgatatttttttttctctctcgatTTGCAGAAATTGCAATTTTCTCCTTCAAAACACGAGTCTGCATTCATCAATTCTGCAATTCTTCAATTTTGAGTTCAATTCCTTGATTTTGGTTTCAATATCCCTCCTAATCGAGTTTCTGTAATAATTCTATTTCAGTCGAAATCTGTGTTTTGACTCTATTTTGATTCTAGCCAAGgtgatttgaaaccctaaaatgGCGATTGAAGAAACT
The nucleotide sequence above comes from Lycium barbarum isolate Lr01 chromosome 3, ASM1917538v2, whole genome shotgun sequence. Encoded proteins:
- the LOC132630358 gene encoding uncharacterized protein LOC132630358, translated to MEEIGFPRRFILWILECISTVNYTILIKGETTQPFDAAKGLRQGDPISPFLLAISMEYLSRSLVGLKADPEFNFHPKCEKLGITHISFADDLLLFTRGDLSSIKALYRYFQEFSGASGLQENLGKSAVYFGGVCQASQHSILHHLGVGLGELPFKYLGIPLSTKVSILQWKPLIDKITARVSSWTAEKLSYAGRVQLVQTVLFGVQAYWAQLFIILAKVLKSIEGYCMSFIWSGTNEITKKFLVAWPRVCLPKASGGLKLINLQFGIKLQ